A DNA window from Macrobrachium rosenbergii isolate ZJJX-2024 chromosome 41, ASM4041242v1, whole genome shotgun sequence contains the following coding sequences:
- the LOC136827082 gene encoding uncharacterized protein, with translation MAKLLKPCRLDTDPSSPTAAKEWKHWHRTFQNFIEESGEAAPNKLRALVNCVSPSVYELIEDCVTYEGAVAKLESVYVKLPNEIFARHVLATRRQRSGESLDEFLIELHKLSKDCNFKAVTAEQYREEMVRDAFINGIASAFIRQRLLENKSLDLEAGYSQARTLDLAQRNADSYTSYLPVPHAAALVPGQQGQPCDDQQLQSTKEEAERRSPVDSTVAAAHSSKKKCYFCGNTFHITGRGSCPARAVTCNNCGKTGHFAKVCRSKAKTFDSTTATLYNPTLLTLAATFPKNLSHAATDITVNGHSLKALIDSCSSDSFISEKVAQKLKLTVVPATKEISMASASLNTSSPGYVTQHKECNFSVWGNKPSLRVTSNCALATADIEEPSLFPNLPQQCKPIAVKSRRYSEDDLLFISDQLSRLSSEGIIEPSISPWRAQVVVVKDPLDRHKRDFVLIILKPSTSTQN, from the exons ATGGCTAAGCTGCTTAAGCCATGTCGACTGGACACAGATCCCAGCTCTCCTACGGCGGCCAAGGAGTGGAAACACTGGCACCGAACCTTTCAAAACTTCATAGAGGAGAGTGGAGAGGCCGCACCCAACAAGCTGAGGGCTCTAGTGAACTGTGTATCCCCAAGTGTGTATGAACTCATTGAAGACTGTGTTACGTATGAAGGTGCCGTTGCAAAACTAGAGAGTGTTTACGTCAAGTTACCGAACGAGATTTTTGCAAGGCATGTTTTGGCAACCCGACGACAGCGGTCAGGTGAATCCCTTGATGAATTTCTGATAGAGTTACATAAACTAAGCAAGGATTGTAACTTTAAGGCAGTCACAGCTGAACAATACCGGGAGGAGATGGTACGTGATGCGTTTATTAACGGTATTGCCTCAGCATTTATTCGTCAGCGCCTGCTAGAAAACAAGTCCTTGGATCTGGAGGCGGGGTACAGTCAGGCCCGTACGTTGGATCTTGCCCAGCGTAATGCTGATTCCTACACGTCTTACTTGCCTGTTCCTCATGCAGCTGCTTTAGTTCCAGGACAGCAAGGACAGCCTTGTGATGACCAACAACTGCAGTCAACGAAAGAAGAGGCGGAAAGAAGATCACCTGTGGACTCGACTGTCGCTGCTGCACATTCGTCAAAGAAGAAATGCTATTTTTGTGGTAATACATTCCACATTACAGGTAGGGGTAGTTGTCCTGCACGTGCTGTTACATGCAACAACTGTGGTAAGACAGGTCATTTTGCCAAAGTCTGTAGATCCAAGGCTAAGACTTTTGACAGCACTACTGCTACACTGTATAACCCCACTCTGCTCACACTTGCTGCCACTTTTCCAAAGAACCTTTCACATGCAGCTACAGACATCACTGTCAATGGTCAttcactgaaagcattaattGACTCTTGCAGTTCGGATAGTTTCATAAGTGAGAAAGTGGCACAGAAACTAAAGCTGACAGTAGTTCCTGCAACCAAGGAGATTTCAATGGCATCAGCATCTTTGAATACTAGCTCCCCTGGGTATGTTACG CAGCACAAAGAGTGTAACTTTTCAGTATGGGGAAATAAACCAAGTTTAAGGGTAACTAGTAACTGTGCCTTGGCAACAGCTGATATTGAGGAGCCTTCACTGTTTCCGAACTTGCCCCAACAGTGTAAACCAATTGCAGTCAAATCCAGACGCTATAGTGAAGATGATCTGTTGTTTATAAGTGACCAGTTATCACGCTTGTCATCTGAAGGTATCATTGAACCAAGCATATCCCCATGGAGAGCACAGGTCGTAGTTGTAAAAGATCCACTTGACAGGCACAAAAGAGACTTTGTATTGATTATTCTCAAACCATCAACCAGTACACAGAACTAG